In Equus przewalskii isolate Varuska chromosome 31, EquPr2, whole genome shotgun sequence, one genomic interval encodes:
- the LOC103545131 gene encoding transport and Golgi organization protein 1 homolog, which translates to MYQGDQSERMKNQIKQTMDISRTQTAISVVEEDLKLSQVKLRVSMSTECNLKDQIKKLEDDRSSLEAAKAGLEAECSTLREKVEVLNELYQQKEMALQK; encoded by the exons GTGACCAGAGTGAGAGGATGAAAAATCAAATTAAGCAGACGATGGACATTTCTCGG ACCCAAACTGCAATATCGGTGGTTGAAGAGGATCTAAAACTTTCACAAGTTAAGCTTAGAGTGTCGATGTCCACTGAGTGTAACCTGAAAG accaaataaagaaattagaagatGATCGCAGTTCCCTGGAGGCTGCCAAAGCTGGACTAGAGGCTGAGTGCAGCACCTTGAGGGAGAAAGTGGAGGTTCTGAACGAGCTCTATCAGCAGAAGGAGATGGCTCTGCAGAAGTAA